A DNA window from Streptomyces sp. CA-278952 contains the following coding sequences:
- a CDS encoding DeoR/GlpR family DNA-binding transcription regulator: MDTEERRRGILDTARREGSVGVNALADLFKVAKETVRRDLHVLEEHGLVRRTHGGAYPVESAGFETTLAVRTTRNVPQKSRIATAAADLLGDAETVFVDEGFTPQLIAEALPQNRPLTVVTASLAVATSLAGAEKTSVLLLGGRVRGSTMATVDHWASRMLADFVIDLAYLGANGISREYGLTTPDPAVAEVKAQALRGSRRRIFAGIHSKFGAVSFCRFAGVGDFEAIVTDGGLSSAEAQRYSLLGPQVIRV, from the coding sequence GTGGACACCGAGGAACGCCGTCGGGGAATTCTGGACACGGCCCGGCGAGAGGGGTCGGTCGGGGTGAACGCCCTCGCCGATCTGTTCAAGGTGGCCAAGGAGACCGTCCGCCGGGATCTGCATGTACTGGAGGAGCACGGACTCGTCCGCCGGACCCACGGCGGCGCCTACCCGGTGGAGTCGGCCGGCTTCGAGACCACGCTCGCCGTCCGCACCACGCGCAACGTTCCGCAGAAGTCGCGGATCGCGACCGCCGCCGCCGATCTGCTCGGCGACGCCGAGACGGTCTTCGTCGACGAGGGCTTCACCCCGCAGCTCATCGCCGAGGCACTCCCCCAGAACCGGCCGCTGACCGTGGTCACCGCTTCCCTGGCCGTCGCCACCTCCCTCGCCGGGGCCGAGAAGACCTCGGTGCTGCTGCTGGGCGGCCGGGTACGCGGCTCGACGATGGCGACCGTCGACCACTGGGCCTCCCGGATGCTCGCGGACTTCGTCATCGACCTCGCGTATCTCGGAGCCAACGGCATCTCCCGCGAGTACGGCCTCACCACCCCGGATCCCGCAGTCGCCGAGGTGAAGGCGCAGGCGCTGCGCGGCTCGCGGCGCAGGATCTTCGCCGGGATCCACAGCAAGTTCGGGGCGGTGAGCTTCTGCCGGTTCGCCGGGGTCGGGGACTTTGAAGCGATCGTCACCGACGGGGGGCTCTCCTCGGCCGAGGCTCAGCGCTACTCCCTCCTGGGACCCCAGGTCATCCGCGTCTGA
- a CDS encoding ABC transporter substrate-binding protein — protein sequence MPHPGRRSRPRVRGRACAVTAALALLATGCAGAGGTSFGGGDALNVLMVNNPQMVELQKLTARHFTEETGIKVHFTVLPENDVRDKISQDFSNQAGQYDIATISNFELPFFAKNGWLHPLDDYARADTAFDQEDILQPLRESLTAEDGKLYAQPFYGESSFLMYRKDVFEEQGLTMPGKPTWEQVAKLAELTDGAERGMKGICLRGLPGWGEVIAPLTTVVNTMGGTWFTEDWEPRLTAPEFKKATTFYVDLVRKHGELGAPQSGYAECLNNMTQGKTAMWYDATAGAGSLEAKGSPVKGKIGYVPAPVEQTKSSGWLYTWAWGLQKASRKADDAWKFVSWASSKEYEELVGATSGWSNVPAGKRASTYANPDYRAEAGAFADVTERAISEADPKNPGTQPRPTAGIQFVGVPEFTDLGTRVAQEISAAIAGRQSVDAALAASQKLAEKVAEEYR from the coding sequence ATGCCCCATCCAGGACGCCGCAGCCGACCCCGTGTACGCGGTCGGGCCTGCGCCGTGACCGCCGCACTGGCCCTGCTCGCCACCGGCTGCGCCGGAGCGGGCGGAACCTCCTTCGGGGGCGGCGACGCGCTGAACGTACTGATGGTGAACAACCCGCAGATGGTCGAACTGCAGAAGCTGACCGCGCGGCACTTCACGGAGGAGACCGGCATCAAGGTCCACTTCACGGTGCTGCCCGAGAACGATGTACGCGACAAGATCAGCCAGGACTTCTCCAACCAGGCCGGGCAGTACGACATCGCCACCATCAGCAACTTCGAGCTGCCGTTCTTCGCGAAGAACGGCTGGCTGCACCCCCTCGACGACTACGCGAGGGCCGACACCGCCTTCGATCAGGAGGACATCCTCCAGCCTCTGCGGGAATCGCTGACCGCCGAGGACGGCAAGCTCTACGCCCAGCCCTTCTACGGCGAGTCGTCCTTCCTGATGTACCGCAAGGACGTCTTCGAGGAGCAGGGCCTCACCATGCCCGGGAAGCCGACCTGGGAGCAGGTGGCGAAGCTCGCCGAACTGACGGACGGGGCGGAGCGCGGAATGAAGGGCATCTGTCTGCGTGGGCTACCGGGCTGGGGCGAGGTCATCGCCCCGCTCACCACGGTCGTCAACACGATGGGCGGCACCTGGTTCACCGAGGACTGGGAACCGCGCCTGACCGCACCGGAGTTCAAGAAGGCGACCACGTTCTACGTCGATCTGGTGCGGAAGCACGGGGAGCTCGGCGCACCGCAGTCCGGATACGCCGAGTGCCTGAACAACATGACCCAGGGCAAGACCGCCATGTGGTACGACGCCACGGCGGGCGCCGGGTCCCTGGAGGCGAAGGGCTCCCCGGTGAAGGGAAAGATCGGGTATGTCCCCGCCCCGGTGGAGCAGACCAAGAGCTCGGGCTGGCTCTACACCTGGGCGTGGGGTCTGCAGAAGGCGTCCAGGAAGGCGGACGACGCCTGGAAGTTCGTGTCCTGGGCGTCCAGCAAGGAGTACGAGGAGCTCGTCGGGGCCACCAGCGGCTGGTCCAACGTGCCCGCCGGCAAACGGGCCTCCACCTACGCCAACCCCGACTACCGCGCGGAGGCGGGCGCGTTCGCGGACGTCACCGAGCGGGCCATCTCCGAGGCCGATCCAAAGAATCCGGGCACCCAGCCCCGCCCGACGGCGGGCATCCAGTTCGTCGGCGTACCGGAGTTCACCGACCTGGGCACCCGGGTGGCGCAGGAGATCAGCGCCGCCATCGCGGGCCGCCAGTCCGTGGACGCCGCACTCGCCGCCTCCCAGAAGCTGGCCGAGAAGGTCGCGGAGGAGTACCGATGA
- a CDS encoding carbohydrate ABC transporter permease, which produces MTVTATRETTSPPTPAKRPDGGGRRRAWATRAPLLPALVFLIAVTQLPFVATLVISLFDWNSLKPEKRHFTGFSNYASVFTDEALRESVVTTVVLTASVVIVSVVLGLLFALLLDRAFFGRGFVRTLLITPFLLVPVSAALLWKHALYNPEYGLFNGALTWFGELFGIESIAQPEWTSQMPLIAIEASLVWQWTPFMMLILLAGLQSRPAEIMEAARLDGAGPWQMFRYLTLPHLRRYLELGILLGSVYIVQNFDAVFTITSGGLGTANLPYTVYETFYRAHEYGLASAAGVVVVIGTIVIATFALRTVSSLFREEASRS; this is translated from the coding sequence ATGACCGTCACCGCAACCAGAGAGACCACGTCCCCGCCCACCCCGGCGAAGAGGCCGGACGGTGGTGGCCGGCGGCGTGCCTGGGCGACCCGCGCCCCCCTGCTGCCGGCGCTGGTCTTCCTGATCGCCGTCACCCAGCTGCCCTTCGTGGCGACCCTGGTGATCTCGCTCTTCGACTGGAACTCCCTCAAGCCGGAGAAGCGCCACTTCACCGGGTTCTCCAACTACGCCTCCGTCTTCACCGACGAGGCGTTGCGCGAATCGGTCGTGACGACCGTCGTCCTCACCGCGTCCGTCGTGATCGTCAGCGTCGTGCTGGGGCTCCTCTTCGCCCTGCTGCTGGACCGCGCCTTCTTCGGCCGGGGGTTCGTGCGCACCCTGCTGATCACCCCGTTCCTGCTGGTGCCGGTCTCCGCCGCGCTGCTGTGGAAGCACGCGCTCTACAACCCCGAGTACGGGCTGTTCAACGGGGCGCTCACCTGGTTCGGCGAGCTGTTCGGCATCGAGTCGATCGCACAGCCCGAGTGGACGTCCCAGATGCCGCTGATCGCCATCGAGGCATCGCTCGTGTGGCAGTGGACGCCGTTCATGATGCTGATCCTGCTGGCCGGGCTGCAGAGCCGGCCGGCCGAGATCATGGAGGCCGCGCGGCTGGACGGGGCCGGCCCCTGGCAGATGTTCCGCTATCTGACCCTGCCGCATCTGCGCCGCTACCTCGAACTCGGCATCCTGCTCGGGTCGGTGTACATCGTGCAGAACTTCGACGCGGTGTTCACGATCACCTCCGGCGGCCTGGGCACCGCCAACCTCCCGTACACCGTCTACGAGACCTTCTACCGGGCCCATGAGTACGGGCTGGCGTCGGCGGCGGGCGTGGTCGTGGTGATCGGCACGATCGTCATCGCCACCTTCGCGCTCCGGACGGTCTCCTCCCTCTTCCGTGAGGAGGCGAGCCGCTCATGA
- a CDS encoding carbohydrate ABC transporter permease: MSASTATSASVPASASASVNAATRKARRRSAALGVAAWVVGIGFCLPALWMVLTSFHAEADAATNPPSIAATLTLDGYRTFFGGGGGPTPWPPLVNSLAASFFSTVLVLLLALPAAYALSIRRVRKWTDVMFFFLSTKMLPVVAGLLPVYLFAKNTGLLDNIWLLVLLYTSMNLPIAVWMMQSFLADVPVSIIEAAQVDGARLPTVLRRVVAPVAGPGIAATALICFIFSWNELLFARVLTGVVAGTAPVHLTTFVTSQGLFLAQLCAASVVVSLPVLVAGYAAQDKLVQGLSLGAVK; encoded by the coding sequence ATGAGCGCCTCGACCGCGACATCCGCATCCGTACCTGCGTCCGCGTCCGCATCCGTCAACGCCGCTACGCGCAAGGCCCGTCGGCGCTCCGCCGCCCTGGGCGTGGCCGCCTGGGTCGTGGGCATCGGCTTCTGTCTGCCCGCCCTGTGGATGGTGCTGACGTCCTTCCACGCGGAGGCCGACGCCGCGACCAACCCGCCGTCGATCGCCGCCACGCTGACGCTGGACGGCTACCGCACCTTCTTCGGCGGCGGAGGCGGCCCGACACCGTGGCCCCCGCTGGTCAACTCGCTCGCGGCCTCGTTCTTCTCGACCGTGCTGGTGCTGCTGCTCGCGCTTCCGGCCGCGTACGCCCTGTCCATCCGACGGGTCCGCAAGTGGACGGACGTGATGTTCTTCTTCCTGTCCACCAAGATGCTGCCGGTGGTCGCCGGGCTGCTGCCGGTGTATCTGTTCGCGAAGAACACGGGGCTGCTGGACAACATCTGGCTGCTGGTCCTCCTCTACACCTCGATGAACCTGCCGATCGCGGTGTGGATGATGCAGTCCTTCCTCGCGGACGTCCCCGTCTCCATCATCGAGGCGGCGCAGGTCGACGGGGCCCGGCTGCCGACGGTGCTGCGCCGTGTCGTCGCCCCGGTCGCCGGTCCCGGGATCGCCGCGACCGCCCTGATCTGTTTCATCTTCAGCTGGAACGAGCTGTTGTTCGCACGGGTGCTGACCGGCGTCGTCGCCGGGACCGCACCCGTCCATCTGACCACCTTCGTCACCAGCCAGGGCCTCTTCCTCGCCCAGCTGTGCGCGGCGTCCGTGGTCGTGTCCCTGCCGGTGCTCGTCGCCGGCTACGCCGCCCAGGACAAACTCGTCCAGGGCCTCTCCCTGGGAGCAGTCAAATGA
- a CDS encoding zinc-dependent alcohol dehydrogenase family protein, protein MRAAIVEAPGKVSVTTVPDPAPGPRDVVVKVASCGLCGTDLHILQGEFAPTLPIVPGHEFAGEVVGLGADVTELSVGDKVAVDPSLHCHECRYCRSGRGNLCDNWAAIGVTVPGGAAEFAVAPVANCVTLPEHIDVRDAALIEPLSCAVRGYDVLNGNLGAQVLIYGSGTMGLMMLELAKRTGAASVDMLDVNAQRLATATTLGCTGAAARADELDRPGGWDVVIDATGNAGAIQDGLGRVAKGGTFLQFGVSDYATTAVIEPYRIYNQEITITGSMAVLHSYERAAALFASGVLDASVFISDRLPLEQYPQAIERFRAGIGRKIVVEP, encoded by the coding sequence ATGAGGGCAGCCATCGTCGAAGCCCCCGGCAAGGTCTCCGTGACCACCGTCCCGGACCCCGCACCCGGCCCCCGCGACGTGGTGGTCAAGGTGGCGTCGTGCGGGCTGTGCGGCACCGATCTCCACATTCTCCAGGGCGAGTTCGCTCCGACGCTGCCGATCGTGCCCGGGCACGAGTTCGCCGGGGAGGTCGTCGGCCTCGGTGCGGACGTCACGGAGCTGTCCGTCGGCGACAAGGTGGCCGTGGACCCCTCGCTGCACTGCCACGAGTGCCGCTACTGCCGTTCGGGCCGGGGCAACCTCTGCGACAACTGGGCGGCGATCGGCGTCACCGTGCCCGGGGGCGCGGCCGAGTTCGCGGTGGCGCCCGTCGCCAACTGCGTCACCCTGCCGGAGCACATCGACGTCCGGGACGCGGCGCTGATCGAGCCGCTGTCCTGCGCCGTGCGGGGCTACGACGTCCTCAACGGCAATCTCGGGGCGCAGGTGCTGATCTACGGCTCCGGGACGATGGGGCTGATGATGCTGGAGCTGGCCAAGCGCACCGGCGCCGCGTCGGTGGACATGCTGGACGTCAACGCCCAGCGGCTGGCCACCGCGACGACGCTGGGCTGTACGGGCGCGGCGGCCCGTGCGGATGAGCTGGACCGTCCGGGCGGCTGGGACGTGGTCATCGACGCCACCGGCAACGCCGGGGCCATCCAGGACGGTCTGGGGAGGGTCGCCAAGGGCGGCACGTTCCTCCAGTTCGGGGTCTCCGACTACGCCACCACCGCGGTGATCGAGCCGTACCGGATCTACAACCAGGAGATCACCATCACCGGTTCGATGGCGGTCCTGCACAGTTACGAGCGGGCCGCGGCGCTCTTCGCGAGCGGGGTGCTGGACGCGTCGGTGTTCATCAGTGACCGGCTGCCGCTGGAGCAGTATCCGCAGGCGATCGAGCGCTTCCGGGCGGGGATCGGCCGCAAGATCGTGGTGGAGCCGTGA
- a CDS encoding PfkB family carbohydrate kinase: MTDSVPSPAADPGSVLVLGEALVDLVPTEGDAGVRAAQPGGAPANVAVGLARLGGRPSFVGGLGDDAFAESVEAWLTGAGVDLSLSARCSLPTALAVADPGEHGNTYRFHLRDTATFELPDRTAEAARFGAVYVGGLAAVVAPAAGVVAATARAAAGAGLLVVDPNVREDRTLDPVRSLGRLRELCSLARVVKASDEDLARLWPDAAPEASCRALAGDGRLVVMTRGPKGATAYVHDAPAVSVPALPVRVVNTIGAGDAFMAGMLTWLGAEAGWDPALSAGQTKAMLEYAAGTAASVCARAGTEPTAPPGV, from the coding sequence GTGACGGATTCCGTGCCTTCGCCTGCCGCGGATCCCGGTTCCGTCCTCGTGCTCGGTGAGGCGCTGGTGGATCTGGTGCCGACCGAGGGTGACGCCGGGGTCCGGGCGGCCCAGCCGGGCGGCGCGCCCGCGAACGTCGCGGTGGGTCTGGCCCGCCTCGGCGGGCGGCCGTCCTTCGTCGGCGGGCTCGGCGACGACGCCTTCGCGGAGAGCGTCGAGGCCTGGCTGACGGGTGCGGGCGTCGACCTCTCGCTGAGCGCCCGGTGCTCGCTGCCGACGGCGCTCGCGGTGGCCGACCCGGGTGAACACGGGAACACCTACCGCTTCCACCTCCGTGACACGGCGACCTTCGAGCTGCCCGACCGGACGGCGGAGGCAGCGCGCTTCGGCGCGGTCTACGTGGGCGGGCTCGCCGCGGTCGTGGCGCCGGCGGCCGGTGTCGTGGCCGCCACCGCGCGGGCGGCCGCCGGTGCGGGGCTCCTCGTCGTGGACCCCAATGTGCGCGAGGACCGCACCCTGGACCCCGTGCGGAGCCTCGGCAGGCTGCGCGAGCTGTGCTCCCTGGCTCGGGTCGTGAAGGCGAGCGACGAGGACCTGGCGCGCCTGTGGCCGGACGCGGCCCCGGAGGCCAGTTGCCGGGCGCTCGCCGGGGACGGGCGGCTGGTGGTGATGACCCGGGGGCCCAAGGGCGCCACCGCGTACGTCCATGACGCCCCCGCGGTCTCGGTCCCGGCCCTGCCGGTACGGGTGGTGAACACCATCGGCGCGGGTGACGCGTTCATGGCGGGGATGCTGACCTGGCTGGGGGCGGAGGCGGGCTGGGACCCGGCGCTGTCCGCCGGGCAGACGAAGGCGATGCTGGAGTACGCGGCCGGCACGGCCGCGTCGGTCTGCGCCAGGGCGGGAACGGAGCCCACGGCCCCGCCCGGGGTGTGA
- a CDS encoding DUF4190 domain-containing protein, giving the protein MSLPPYPDSPYPGQPAADHGPYGGQAPARTNGFAVAALVLGLIACLFFWTVVGGLLLGLLAVVFGIIAALRTRQGRAPRRVMAIVGAAFGALGLIGSVIVLVVAVSVFDSQEFKNLEDCMNRANGQAAEDRCAEDFIDELTG; this is encoded by the coding sequence ATGTCCCTTCCCCCGTACCCGGACTCCCCGTACCCGGGGCAGCCCGCCGCCGACCACGGCCCCTACGGCGGCCAGGCGCCCGCCAGGACGAACGGTTTCGCGGTCGCCGCACTCGTGCTCGGCCTGATCGCCTGCCTGTTCTTCTGGACCGTGGTGGGCGGGCTGCTGCTCGGCCTGCTCGCCGTCGTCTTCGGGATCATCGCCGCGCTCCGCACCCGCCAGGGCCGCGCGCCGCGCCGGGTGATGGCGATAGTCGGCGCCGCGTTCGGGGCGCTCGGGCTCATCGGTTCCGTGATCGTCCTCGTGGTGGCCGTCTCCGTGTTCGACTCCCAGGAGTTCAAGAACCTTGAGGACTGCATGAACCGGGCCAACGGCCAGGCGGCCGAGGACCGGTGTGCGGAGGACTTCATCGACGAGCTGACCGGCTGA
- a CDS encoding FABP family protein, with protein sequence MHDPVSALPFPDALRPGASPAPHPLLAPVTGYLGTWRGTGSGEYPTLDADFTYAQEVTFSHDGRPFLAYEARAWLLDADGQPLRPSARETGWWRLQPDGRVEALITQPTGIAEIAVGHARDGAVDLATERVSLAPTAKQVDATRRRYTLTDPDTLAFAHDLAAVGRPLQHHLSARLRREAPGQGI encoded by the coding sequence ATGCACGACCCCGTCTCCGCACTTCCCTTCCCCGACGCACTCCGCCCCGGAGCCTCTCCCGCGCCGCATCCGCTGCTCGCCCCGGTGACCGGCTACCTCGGCACCTGGCGTGGCACGGGCAGCGGCGAATACCCAACCCTGGACGCGGACTTCACCTACGCGCAGGAGGTCACGTTCAGCCACGACGGGCGGCCCTTCCTCGCGTACGAGGCCCGGGCCTGGCTGCTCGACGCGGACGGGCAGCCCCTGCGCCCGTCCGCCCGTGAGACCGGGTGGTGGCGCCTCCAGCCGGACGGGCGGGTGGAGGCCCTGATCACCCAGCCCACCGGCATCGCGGAGATCGCGGTCGGCCACGCCCGCGACGGGGCCGTCGACCTCGCCACCGAGCGGGTGTCCCTCGCCCCGACGGCCAAGCAGGTCGATGCCACCCGCCGCCGCTACACCCTGACGGATCCGGACACGCTCGCCTTCGCCCACGATCTCGCCGCCGTCGGCCGGCCGCTCCAGCACCACCTGTCGGCGCGGCTCCGCCGAGAAGCCCCTGGCCAGGGTATTTAG
- a CDS encoding siderophore-interacting protein → MTIHRAVVARVQQLTGTMARVTLHGDGLAGFRTTGAGDEYVRIFLPHGPDRTDVSLPRTTEQGGWETPEGQPVAPMRTYTIRAVRPEAGEVDIDFVLHEGGVASGWAAEARPGDVVGVNDPTGLYSPPADLSWQVLVADQTGLPAAARLLESTPDHVRTRVVLEAPAPSAVLPLREPSDSKVTWTYGGNGHGPSRLADLVAAAVPPGTDLAGGYVWVAGETNALRSVRRYLRRDLGLPADRFKVVGYWIPNSDTWSERYEALPDAVRSELEALWDNPVGDSEDLTIRYEARLSDLGL, encoded by the coding sequence ATGACGATCCACCGAGCCGTCGTCGCCCGGGTGCAGCAGCTCACCGGGACCATGGCCCGCGTCACGCTCCACGGCGACGGACTGGCGGGCTTCAGGACCACCGGAGCCGGTGACGAGTACGTGCGGATCTTCCTTCCGCACGGCCCGGACCGCACCGACGTCTCCCTGCCCCGGACGACCGAGCAGGGCGGGTGGGAGACCCCCGAGGGGCAGCCTGTCGCGCCGATGCGCACGTACACGATCCGTGCTGTGCGCCCCGAGGCGGGCGAGGTCGACATCGACTTCGTGCTGCACGAGGGTGGCGTGGCGTCCGGCTGGGCCGCCGAGGCGCGGCCCGGGGACGTCGTGGGCGTCAACGACCCCACCGGCCTCTACAGCCCCCCGGCCGACCTCTCCTGGCAGGTGCTGGTCGCCGACCAGACCGGTCTGCCCGCCGCCGCCCGTCTGCTGGAGAGCACGCCGGACCATGTCAGGACCCGGGTGGTGCTGGAGGCGCCCGCGCCCTCGGCCGTGCTGCCCCTGCGGGAGCCCTCCGACTCCAAGGTGACCTGGACGTACGGCGGGAACGGGCACGGCCCGAGCCGCCTGGCCGACCTGGTGGCCGCCGCCGTCCCGCCCGGCACGGACCTCGCGGGCGGGTACGTCTGGGTCGCGGGGGAGACCAACGCCCTGCGCTCGGTGCGCCGTTACCTCCGCCGTGACCTCGGGCTGCCGGCGGACCGTTTCAAGGTCGTCGGCTACTGGATACCGAACTCCGACACCTGGTCCGAGCGGTACGAGGCGCTGCCGGACGCCGTACGCTCCGAGTTGGAGGCCCTCTGGGACAACCCGGTCGGCGACTCCGAGGACCTCACCATCCGCTACGAGGCCCGCCTGAGCGACCTCGGGCTCTGA
- a CDS encoding S66 family peptidase: protein MPVRYPRPLRPGDRVGITSPSSGVPEELRDRLAVAVRDVEARGYEVVTGRCMDGGGHVSAPAADRAAELTAMLTDPGIRAVVPPWGGETAIDLLPLFDWDRLRTAEPTWVVGYSDMSTVMTPLTLLTGAATVHGNNLMDTPYRVPEGLASWLDVVAAPPGHRFTQIPPERHRAAGYDDYAEHPDVRTFTLDTPGRWKRLDGDGDVDVEGRLIGGCIEMLSNLTGTPYLDTSSFARAHAPEGLLVYVEAGGHDAFTICRNLHGMRLAGFFDAANAVLVARTSAPNSGSFTQRQAVLDALGPLGVPIVADVECGHVQPYLPLVNGARGRVVHTATRSELTQTLD from the coding sequence ATGCCCGTTCGATATCCACGTCCCCTGCGGCCCGGCGACCGGGTCGGGATCACCTCCCCGTCCAGCGGAGTGCCCGAGGAACTGCGCGACCGGCTCGCCGTCGCGGTGCGCGATGTGGAGGCACGGGGGTACGAGGTCGTGACCGGCCGGTGCATGGACGGCGGCGGGCACGTCAGCGCGCCCGCGGCCGACCGCGCGGCCGAGTTGACGGCGATGCTGACGGACCCCGGCATCAGGGCCGTCGTGCCCCCGTGGGGCGGGGAGACCGCCATCGACCTGCTGCCCCTGTTCGACTGGGACCGGCTGCGCACGGCCGAGCCCACCTGGGTGGTGGGCTACTCGGACATGTCGACCGTCATGACGCCGCTGACCCTCCTCACGGGGGCGGCGACCGTGCACGGGAACAACCTCATGGACACCCCCTACCGGGTGCCGGAGGGGCTGGCGTCCTGGCTCGACGTCGTCGCAGCGCCGCCGGGGCACCGGTTCACCCAGATTCCGCCGGAGCGGCACCGGGCCGCGGGCTACGACGACTACGCGGAGCACCCGGACGTCCGCACGTTCACGCTCGACACCCCGGGCCGGTGGAAGAGGCTGGACGGCGACGGCGACGTGGACGTCGAGGGGCGGCTGATCGGGGGCTGTATCGAGATGCTGAGCAACCTCACCGGGACGCCGTACCTCGACACCTCCTCCTTCGCCCGGGCCCACGCCCCGGAGGGCCTCCTCGTGTATGTGGAGGCCGGCGGCCACGACGCGTTCACCATCTGCCGCAATCTGCACGGAATGCGGCTGGCCGGCTTCTTCGACGCGGCCAACGCCGTTCTCGTCGCCCGGACTTCGGCCCCGAACAGCGGCTCGTTCACCCAGCGTCAGGCGGTGCTGGACGCGCTCGGACCGCTGGGCGTGCCGATCGTCGCCGACGTCGAGTGCGGCCATGTGCAGCCGTACCTCCCGCTGGTCAACGGGGCGCGGGGCCGGGTCGTCCACACGGCGACGCGCAGTGAGCTGACGCAGACACTGGACTGA
- the bla gene encoding class A beta-lactamase codes for MSRLPNPHARRSVLRLLGGALVSVPLAACGTESDAPAPSPTGTAAGTPSAAARGAGRAFAALEKEYAARLGVYAVDTGTGRTVAHREGERFAYASTFKALAAGAVLREHGLGGLERVVTYRREDLVDHSPVTEKHVATGMSLGDLCDAAVRFSDNTAGNLLFDAVGGPRKLQAVLAELGDGVTRMERRETELNEWTPGATRDTSTPRALAEDLRAFVLGDALGRPERARLTQWLTTNTTGGELIRAGVPKGWTVGDKTGAGSTYGTRNDIAVVWPPDAAPLVLAVLSNRADADADYDNTLIAKAASAAVAALADHG; via the coding sequence ATGAGCCGACTGCCGAACCCCCACGCCCGGCGTTCCGTACTCCGCCTGCTGGGCGGTGCCCTCGTGTCCGTGCCGCTCGCGGCCTGTGGCACGGAATCCGACGCGCCCGCGCCCTCGCCCACCGGAACGGCGGCCGGTACGCCCTCGGCCGCGGCGCGGGGCGCCGGGCGCGCCTTTGCGGCGCTGGAGAAGGAGTACGCGGCGCGGCTCGGCGTGTATGCCGTCGACACCGGGACCGGGCGCACGGTCGCCCACCGTGAGGGGGAACGGTTCGCCTACGCCTCCACGTTCAAGGCGCTCGCGGCGGGGGCCGTGCTCCGCGAGCACGGGCTGGGCGGGCTGGAGCGGGTCGTGACGTACCGCCGTGAGGATCTGGTCGATCACTCCCCCGTCACCGAGAAGCACGTGGCCACCGGAATGAGCCTGGGCGATCTGTGCGACGCCGCCGTGCGCTTCAGCGACAACACCGCGGGCAATCTGCTGTTCGACGCCGTCGGCGGGCCCCGGAAGCTGCAGGCGGTGCTCGCCGAGCTGGGGGACGGTGTGACCCGGATGGAGCGGCGGGAGACCGAGCTGAACGAGTGGACTCCCGGCGCCACCCGCGACACCAGCACGCCCCGGGCCCTGGCCGAGGACCTGCGGGCGTTCGTCCTGGGCGACGCCCTCGGCAGGCCCGAGCGGGCCCGGCTCACCCAGTGGCTCACCACCAACACCACCGGCGGCGAACTGATCCGGGCGGGGGTCCCGAAGGGGTGGACCGTCGGCGACAAGACCGGGGCGGGCAGTACGTACGGGACGCGCAACGACATCGCCGTGGTGTGGCCGCCCGACGCGGCGCCGCTGGTGCTGGCGGTGCTCTCCAACCGGGCGGACGCGGACGCCGACTACGACAACACGCTGATCGCGAAGGCGGCGTCCGCCGCCGTCGCCGCCCTGGCGGACCACGGGTAG
- a CDS encoding type 1 glutamine amidotransferase domain-containing protein has product MSTTALDDRRILAIVTNYGVEQDELVVPVKHLRGHGAQVSVAAVSADGIRTLVGDRDPGETVRPDLTLDDVDPAAYDLLLVPGGTLNADSLRLEDATTRIVSSFAASGRPVAAICHGPWALVEGGYVRGKTLTSYASLRTDITNAGGTWVDKPVVRDDASGWPLITSRNPGDLDDFLGEIDAVLDES; this is encoded by the coding sequence ATGTCCACCACCGCTCTCGACGACCGCCGGATCCTGGCCATCGTCACCAACTACGGAGTCGAGCAGGACGAACTCGTCGTCCCCGTGAAACACCTGCGCGGACACGGTGCGCAGGTCAGCGTGGCGGCGGTCTCCGCCGACGGGATCCGCACCCTCGTCGGCGACCGCGATCCCGGCGAGACCGTGCGGCCCGACCTCACGCTCGACGACGTCGACCCCGCCGCGTACGACCTGCTGCTGGTCCCGGGCGGCACGCTGAACGCCGACTCGCTGCGGCTGGAGGACGCCACCACCCGGATCGTCAGCTCGTTCGCCGCCTCCGGCCGGCCGGTGGCCGCCATCTGCCACGGGCCGTGGGCGCTGGTCGAGGGCGGCTACGTCCGGGGCAAGACGCTGACCTCGTACGCCTCGCTGCGGACCGACATCACCAACGCGGGCGGCACCTGGGTCGACAAGCCGGTGGTCCGCGACGACGCCTCCGGCTGGCCGCTGATCACCTCCAGGAACCCCGGCGACCTGGACGACTTCCTCGGCGAGATCGACGCCGTGCTCGACGAGTCCTGA